One Rosa chinensis cultivar Old Blush chromosome 5, RchiOBHm-V2, whole genome shotgun sequence genomic region harbors:
- the LOC112167604 gene encoding probable disease resistance protein At4g27220 isoform X4, with protein MELLKSAPRWKYDVFINFRGEDTLRKGFLSDLLAELQKKPAHLNTVKNDEPLPKGRNISSYLLNAIEEVRFAIVVLSQDFASSSWCLEELAKIFECMENQNRILPIFYHVDPSEVRHQRGSFGDAFAVHEERFRDNHEKVRRWRRVLSMVANLPGWCSDKYKNEGELIKDVASAVCSRLVQSTESTEDFEATGDVMDRTSPQPDPAPVWKNDVLSGFRMEHTRRGFVAHADHELPNTGLSKTFKDEDQLEKGVALPSASLSSTDPSPQPALGQKNDEFLGFRGNDNHRGYVTHSSHEIQNTRVTKTFTDEEHLEKGIAASPPSSAERDPRPKYDVFLSYRGEDTRRGFIAYLYRELQNTRVIKTFKDDVQLEKGTVIASNLLTAIEESRFAIIVLSKNYASSSWCLDELVKIFQCMKDKNRIFPIFYEVEPTDVRFQKEETGFGEAFIKHEARQDIEKMNQWRAALKGVSGISGWHSTNYPTDIELIEDIVKHLWEKVLEAPTGNFETFEATRQAMDEVMKVIKDDQVTVLGVHGVAGVGKTTMVKHVSAEAQKGGLFDHVIMVVVSKAPDLQEIQGTLADSLGLEEGIMRGNSMLIILDDIWESFELSSIGIPNHNELQRCNSKVILTTRKSNICHSMGCRAQIPLNVLSEGDSWKLFMKTSGKSFHESTVSYDEARKIAGECGGLPKAIKAAARSLGDKYMDEWNEAVETAFGDDCLDEWNETAHPVNFEAEEDVFHSLATDDAKSCFLLCCLFPENYDIPFEVLLRYGIGIGLFQYDTMQEARDRAHSVVKYLKASRLLLDGTKKGCTRMTDDIRNLAMSIMRSEEGDGFLVKAGCELEEWPEAGFWQGITFRLRKIWDWPMDAHEGYSIISLMKNKLHKLPEYLVCSELQILLLQSNTGIRDIPETFLQSPNALRVFDLSFTSISSLPSSFSFLTNLQVLNLDFCHNLSNISVLGKLKKLEILSMRELPVKKFPKQIGDLTSLRMLDVTGRDLETIPSKVISRLYRLEELHMKFQFGKWGSKIEDAVEETNADFDELTGLLDLNILGVYISDAACLPKSVEYKPNWVEFDICISRDAPCVSLPQHDGFSRTLTLDTTINCLPDWFISVVTEKVEKLEYTDCEDLNDIVGQYDHGRLLALKYLSVNGHHKNLTEIINTMTRVSNKPVFENLEQLHLYRLYSLKELCVGELPPGSLHKLKLLKVQTCCSLVNALLPSTLLQRLQNLEEIICVNLEGMKYVFGSDEGLDPENTFLRKLREMRLSTLDKLVSICNGPAPHAIFHNLKVLAICKCKELKNLFTIGVAECLSQLEDLSVQQCHSLDRVIEVSNSLTSKIKLPALKKLALIDLPVLTRFCTESVTIETECPSLEYLYVEKCLQFSYFAYDFDNKNQVHFNDEQHLSSLVKRWEEVHTRL; from the exons ATGGAACTT CTAAAATCAGCTCCTCGTTGGAAGTATGATGTGTTTATAAATTTCAGGGGTGAGGACACACTACGTAAGGGTTTTCTGTCCGATTTACTAGCTGAATTGCAAAAGAAACCAGCACACCTGAACACAGTAAAGAATGATGAACCACTTCCAAAAGGGCGGAATATATCTTCGTATCTCCTAAACGCCATAGAAGAGGTGAGGTTTGCCATTGTTGTTCTTTCGCAAGACTTTGCTTCTTCATCATGGTGCCTAGAGGAACTAGCAAAGATTTTTGAATGCATGGAAAACCAAAATAGAATTCTGCCAATCTTTTATCATGTGGATCCCTCTGAGGTGCGACATCAAAGGGGGAGTTTTGGAGATGCCTTCGCTGTACATGAAGAAAGATTTCGAGATAATCATGAGAAGGTCAGGCGGTGGAGACGTGTTTTATCAATGGTGGCCAATCTCCCTGGATGGTGTTCGGATAAGTACAA GAATGAAGGAGAACTTATCAAAGACGTTGCGAGTGCTGTGTGCAGTAGACTAGTTCAGTCTACAGAGTCGACAGAAGATTTTGAAGCAACAGGAGATGTCATGGACCGAACTT CTCCCCAGCCTGACCCAGCTCCTGTGTGGAAGAATGATGTGCTTTCGGGTTTCAGGATGGAACACACTCGCAGGGGTTTTGTAGCCCATGCAGACCATGAATTGCCAAACACAGGACTAAGTAAAACATTCAAGGATGAAGACCAGCTTGAAAAAGGGGTAGCCCTCCCCTCTGCATCTCTTTCCTCAACTGATCCAAGTCCTCAACCAGCTCTTGGGCAGAAGAATGATGAGTTTTTGGGTTTCAGGGGAAACGACAATCATAGGGGTTATGTCACCCATTCAAGTCATGAAATACAAAACACCAGGGTGACTAAGACATTCACCGATGAAGAACATCTTGAAAAAGGGATAGCTGCGTCTCCGCCTTCATCAGCTGAACGAGATCCTCGGCCGAAGTATGATGTGTTTTTGAGTTACAGGGGGGAAGACACTCGTAGGGGTTTTATAGCCTATTTATACCGTGAATTGCAAAACACCAGAGTGATCAAAACTTTCAAGGATGACGTGCAACTAGAAAAAGGGACGGTTATTGCTTCAAATCTCCTAACGGCAATCGAAGAATCAAGGTTTGCGATCATTGTGTTGTCAAAAAATTATGCTTCTTCTTCATGGTGTTTGGATGAACTTGTAAAGATTTTCCAGTGCATGAAAGATAAGAACAGAATTTTCCCAATTTTTTATGAGGTGGAACCCACTGATGTACGATTTCAAAAGGAAGAGACAGGTTTTGGAGAAGCTTTCATTAAGCATGAAGCTAGACAAGACATTGAGAAGATGAACCAGTGGAGAGCTGCTTTAAAAGGAGTGTCTGGAATCTCTGGGTGGCATTCAACCAACTATCC GACGGATATAGAACTAATTGAAGACATTGTGAAACATTTGTGGGAGAAAGTACTTGAAGCACCCACCGGAAATTTTGAAACATTTGAAGCGACAAGGCAAGCCATGGATGAGGTTATGAAGGTAATAAAAGATGATCAAGTCACTGTCCTTGGGGTGCATGGAGTGGCTGGCGTTGGAAAGACAACGATGGTCAAACATGTTAGTGCAGAAGCCCAGAAAGGTGGGCTTTTTGATCATGTGATTATGGTTGTTGTATCCAAAGCCCCCGACTTGCAAGAAATTCAAGGCACATTGGCAGATTCGCTGGGCTTGGAGGAGGGGATCATGAGAGGAAACAGCATGCTTATAATCTTGGACGACATTTGGGAGAGTTTTGAACTCTCGAGCATTGGAATTCCCAATCACAATGAGCTTCAAAGGTGCAATTCTAAAGTTATACTCACCACAAGGAAAAGCAATATATGCCATTCTATGGGGTGCCGTGCCCAGATCCCTCTCAATGTTCTATCGGAGGGAGATTCGTGGAAGTTATTCATGAAGACGTCGGGGAAGTCTTTTCATGAATCTACCGTTTCCTATGATGAAGCGAGAAAGATAGCTGGAGAATGCGGTGGTCTCCCAAAAGCAATAAAAGCAGCTGCAAGGTCACTTGGAGATAAATACATGGACGAATGGAATGAAGCAGTTGAAACAGCATTTGGAGATGACTGCTTGGACGAATGGAATGAAACAGCTCATCCTGTCAACTTCGAAGCTGAGGAAGACGTATTTCATTCATTGGCAACTGATGATGCCAAGTCATGCTTCTTGCTATGCTGCCTATTCCCAGAAAATTATGATATCCCATTTGAAGTGTTGCTCAGGTATGGGATTGGAATAGGTTTGTTTCAATATGATACAATGCAAGAAGCCAGAGATAGAGCACATTCTGTGGTCAAGTACCTCAAAGCTTCTAGATTGCTTTTGGATGGTACAAAGAAGGGATGCACAAGGATGACTGATGACATTCGAAATCTGGCCATGTCCATTATGCGGTCCGAAGAAGGTGATGGGTTCTTAGTAAAAGCTGGTTGTGAACTAGAGGAGTGGCCAGAGGCAGGATTTTGGCAAG GAATTACTTTCCGGCTCCGCAAAATCTGGGATTGGCCAATGGATGCTCATGAAGGCTACTCAATAATCTCACTCATGAAAAACAAGCTTCATAAGCTTCCCGAATATTTGGTATGTTCAGAGCTCCAAATTTTATTGTTACAAAGTAATACTGGTATACGTGACATCCCAGAAACCTTTCTTCAAAGTCCTAATGCGCTAAGGGTCTTTGATCTTAGCTTCACTAGCATTTCATCACTACCTTCATCATTCAGTTTCCTAACCAACCTTCAAGTTTTGAATTTGGATTTTTGCCATAATTTAAGTAACATATCCGTTCTAGGAAAACTTAAGAAACTTGAGATTCTTAGTATGAGAGAACTTCCTGTTAAGAAATTTCCAAAACAAATAGGAGATTTGACCAGTCTAAGGATGTTGGACGTCACTGGTAGAGATCTTGAAACAATCCCATCTAAAGTGATATCGAGGTTGTATAGATTGGAAGAACTGCACATGAAATTTCAGTTTGGGAAGTGGGGAAGTAAAATTGAGGATGCAGTTGAAGAAACCAATGCTGACTTTGATGAGTTGACTGGCTTGTTGGATTTAAACATTTTGGGAGTTTACATATCTGATGCTGCATGCTTGCCTAAAAGTGTTGAGTACAAGCCGAATTGGGTAGAATTTGATATATGCATCAGCAGAGATGCCCCTTGCGTGTCGCTCCCTCAACATGATGGTTTTTCAAGAACCTTGACTCTTGACACAACAATCAATTGCTTACCGGATTGGTTTATCAGCGTTGTGACAGAGAAAGTGGAGAAGCTAGAGTACACAGATTGTGAAGACTTGAATGACATCGTTGGGCAATATGACCATGGCAGGTTACTTGCACTGAAATATCTCTCTGTGAACGGGCACCATAAGAACTTGACAGAGATAATCAACACAATGACACGGGTTTCAAATAAACCAGTATTTGAGAACTTAGAACAGTTGCATCTGTACCGCTTATATTCCCTCAAGGAGTTATGTGTTGGTGAGCTACCACCTGGGTCTCTACACAAGCTAAAGTTGTTGAAAGTGCAAACTTGTTGTAGCTTGGTGAATGCACTTTTACCATCGACATTGTTGCAGAGACTACAAAATCTGGAAGAAATCATTTGTGTAAATCTAGAAGGAATGAAATATGTATTTGGATCTGATGAAGGGCTTGATCCAGAAAATACTTTCTTGAGGAAATTGAGGGAAATGAGATTGTCTACTCTAGACAAACTAGTAAGCATATGTAATGGTCCTGCTCCGCATGCAATCTTCCATAATCTTAAAGTTTTGGCAATTtgcaaatgcaaggaattgaaAAATCTCTTCACAATAGGTGTAGCTGAATGTCTTTCTCAGTTGGAAGACCTTTCCGTACAGCAGTGTCATAGCTTGGACAGAGTCATTGAAGTAAGCAATAGCTTGACCAGCAAGATTAAACTTCCGGCGTTGAAGAAATTAGCTTTGATAGATCTTCCGGTGCTCACAAGGTTCTGCACTGAAAGTGTTACTATTGAAACTGAGTGCCCTTCATTGGAATACTTGTACGTGGAGAAGTGCCTCCAGTTTTCATATTTTGCTTACGATTTCGACAACAAGAACCAAGTCCACTTCAATGATGAACAACATTTGAGTTCTTTAGTGAAAAG GTGGGAGGAAGTGCATACTCGGCTATAA
- the LOC112167604 gene encoding probable disease resistance protein At4g27220 isoform X3 codes for MEGRLEQNQQHLWLGQKDSLSNKSRNLSAANLLKLSRRKILKLMELLKSAPRWKYDVFINFRGEDTLRKGFLSDLLAELQKKPAHLNTVKNDEPLPKGRNISSYLLNAIEEVRFAIVVLSQDFASSSWCLEELAKIFECMENQNRILPIFYHVDPSEVRHQRGSFGDAFAVHEERFRDNHEKVRRWRRVLSMVANLPGWCSDKYKNEGELIKDVASAVCSRLVQSTESTEDFEATGDVMDRTSPQPDPAPVWKNDVLSGFRMEHTRRGFVAHADHELPNTGLSKTFKDEDQLEKGVALPSASLSSTDPSPQPALGQKNDEFLGFRGNDNHRGYVTHSSHEIQNTRVTKTFTDEEHLEKGIAASPPSSAERDPRPKYDVFLSYRGEDTRRGFIAYLYRELQNTRVIKTFKDDVQLEKGTVIASNLLTAIEESRFAIIVLSKNYASSSWCLDELVKIFQCMKDKNRIFPIFYEVEPTDVRFQKEETGFGEAFIKHEARQDIEKMNQWRAALKGVSGISGWHSTNYPTDIELIEDIVKHLWEKVLEAPTGNFETFEATRQAMDEVMKVIKDDQVTVLGVHGVAGVGKTTMVKHVSAEAQKGGLFDHVIMVVVSKAPDLQEIQGTLADSLGLEEGIMRGNSMLIILDDIWESFELSSIGIPNHNELQRCNSKVILTTRKSNICHSMGCRAQIPLNVLSEGDSWKLFMKTSGKSFHESTVSYDEARKIAGECGGLPKAIKAAARSLGDKYMDEWNEAVETAFGDDCLDEWNETAHPVNFEAEEDVFHSLATDDAKSCFLLCCLFPENYDIPFEVLLRYGIGIGLFQYDTMQEARDRAHSVVKYLKASRLLLDGTKKGCTRMTDDIRNLAMSIMRSEEGDGFLVKAGCELEEWPEAGFWQGITFRLRKIWDWPMDAHEGYSIISLMKNKLHKLPEYLVCSELQILLLQSNTGIRDIPETFLQSPNALRVFDLSFTSISSLPSSFSFLTNLQVLNLDFCHNLSNISVLGKLKKLEILSMRELPVKKFPKQIGDLTSLRMLDVTGRDLETIPSKVISRLYRLEELHMKFQFGKWGSKIEDAVEETNADFDELTGLLDLNILGVYISDAACLPKSVEYKPNWVEFDICISRDAPCVSLPQHDGFSRTLTLDTTINCLPDWFISVVTEKVEKLEYTDCEDLNDIVGQYDHGRLLALKYLSVNGHHKNLTEIINTMTRVSNKPVFENLEQLHLYRLYSLKELCVGELPPGSLHKLKLLKVQTCCSLVNALLPSTLLQRLQNLEEIICVNLEGMKYVFGSDEGLDPENTFLRKLREMRLSTLDKLVSICNGPAPHAIFHNLKVLAICKCKELKNLFTIGVAECLSQLEDLSVQQCHSLDRVIEVSNSLTSKIKLPALKKLALIDLPVLTRFCTESVTIETECPSLEYLYVEKCLQFSYFAYDFDNKNQVHFNDEQHLSSLVKRWEEVHTRL; via the exons ATGGAGGGACGCCTTGAACAAAATCAGCAGCATCTTTGGCTGG GCCAGAAGGACAGCTTGTCCAACAAATCGCGGAATTTGTCTGCAGCAAACCTATTGAAATTGAGTCGACGGAAGATATTGAAACTCATGGAACTT CTAAAATCAGCTCCTCGTTGGAAGTATGATGTGTTTATAAATTTCAGGGGTGAGGACACACTACGTAAGGGTTTTCTGTCCGATTTACTAGCTGAATTGCAAAAGAAACCAGCACACCTGAACACAGTAAAGAATGATGAACCACTTCCAAAAGGGCGGAATATATCTTCGTATCTCCTAAACGCCATAGAAGAGGTGAGGTTTGCCATTGTTGTTCTTTCGCAAGACTTTGCTTCTTCATCATGGTGCCTAGAGGAACTAGCAAAGATTTTTGAATGCATGGAAAACCAAAATAGAATTCTGCCAATCTTTTATCATGTGGATCCCTCTGAGGTGCGACATCAAAGGGGGAGTTTTGGAGATGCCTTCGCTGTACATGAAGAAAGATTTCGAGATAATCATGAGAAGGTCAGGCGGTGGAGACGTGTTTTATCAATGGTGGCCAATCTCCCTGGATGGTGTTCGGATAAGTACAA GAATGAAGGAGAACTTATCAAAGACGTTGCGAGTGCTGTGTGCAGTAGACTAGTTCAGTCTACAGAGTCGACAGAAGATTTTGAAGCAACAGGAGATGTCATGGACCGAACTT CTCCCCAGCCTGACCCAGCTCCTGTGTGGAAGAATGATGTGCTTTCGGGTTTCAGGATGGAACACACTCGCAGGGGTTTTGTAGCCCATGCAGACCATGAATTGCCAAACACAGGACTAAGTAAAACATTCAAGGATGAAGACCAGCTTGAAAAAGGGGTAGCCCTCCCCTCTGCATCTCTTTCCTCAACTGATCCAAGTCCTCAACCAGCTCTTGGGCAGAAGAATGATGAGTTTTTGGGTTTCAGGGGAAACGACAATCATAGGGGTTATGTCACCCATTCAAGTCATGAAATACAAAACACCAGGGTGACTAAGACATTCACCGATGAAGAACATCTTGAAAAAGGGATAGCTGCGTCTCCGCCTTCATCAGCTGAACGAGATCCTCGGCCGAAGTATGATGTGTTTTTGAGTTACAGGGGGGAAGACACTCGTAGGGGTTTTATAGCCTATTTATACCGTGAATTGCAAAACACCAGAGTGATCAAAACTTTCAAGGATGACGTGCAACTAGAAAAAGGGACGGTTATTGCTTCAAATCTCCTAACGGCAATCGAAGAATCAAGGTTTGCGATCATTGTGTTGTCAAAAAATTATGCTTCTTCTTCATGGTGTTTGGATGAACTTGTAAAGATTTTCCAGTGCATGAAAGATAAGAACAGAATTTTCCCAATTTTTTATGAGGTGGAACCCACTGATGTACGATTTCAAAAGGAAGAGACAGGTTTTGGAGAAGCTTTCATTAAGCATGAAGCTAGACAAGACATTGAGAAGATGAACCAGTGGAGAGCTGCTTTAAAAGGAGTGTCTGGAATCTCTGGGTGGCATTCAACCAACTATCC GACGGATATAGAACTAATTGAAGACATTGTGAAACATTTGTGGGAGAAAGTACTTGAAGCACCCACCGGAAATTTTGAAACATTTGAAGCGACAAGGCAAGCCATGGATGAGGTTATGAAGGTAATAAAAGATGATCAAGTCACTGTCCTTGGGGTGCATGGAGTGGCTGGCGTTGGAAAGACAACGATGGTCAAACATGTTAGTGCAGAAGCCCAGAAAGGTGGGCTTTTTGATCATGTGATTATGGTTGTTGTATCCAAAGCCCCCGACTTGCAAGAAATTCAAGGCACATTGGCAGATTCGCTGGGCTTGGAGGAGGGGATCATGAGAGGAAACAGCATGCTTATAATCTTGGACGACATTTGGGAGAGTTTTGAACTCTCGAGCATTGGAATTCCCAATCACAATGAGCTTCAAAGGTGCAATTCTAAAGTTATACTCACCACAAGGAAAAGCAATATATGCCATTCTATGGGGTGCCGTGCCCAGATCCCTCTCAATGTTCTATCGGAGGGAGATTCGTGGAAGTTATTCATGAAGACGTCGGGGAAGTCTTTTCATGAATCTACCGTTTCCTATGATGAAGCGAGAAAGATAGCTGGAGAATGCGGTGGTCTCCCAAAAGCAATAAAAGCAGCTGCAAGGTCACTTGGAGATAAATACATGGACGAATGGAATGAAGCAGTTGAAACAGCATTTGGAGATGACTGCTTGGACGAATGGAATGAAACAGCTCATCCTGTCAACTTCGAAGCTGAGGAAGACGTATTTCATTCATTGGCAACTGATGATGCCAAGTCATGCTTCTTGCTATGCTGCCTATTCCCAGAAAATTATGATATCCCATTTGAAGTGTTGCTCAGGTATGGGATTGGAATAGGTTTGTTTCAATATGATACAATGCAAGAAGCCAGAGATAGAGCACATTCTGTGGTCAAGTACCTCAAAGCTTCTAGATTGCTTTTGGATGGTACAAAGAAGGGATGCACAAGGATGACTGATGACATTCGAAATCTGGCCATGTCCATTATGCGGTCCGAAGAAGGTGATGGGTTCTTAGTAAAAGCTGGTTGTGAACTAGAGGAGTGGCCAGAGGCAGGATTTTGGCAAG GAATTACTTTCCGGCTCCGCAAAATCTGGGATTGGCCAATGGATGCTCATGAAGGCTACTCAATAATCTCACTCATGAAAAACAAGCTTCATAAGCTTCCCGAATATTTGGTATGTTCAGAGCTCCAAATTTTATTGTTACAAAGTAATACTGGTATACGTGACATCCCAGAAACCTTTCTTCAAAGTCCTAATGCGCTAAGGGTCTTTGATCTTAGCTTCACTAGCATTTCATCACTACCTTCATCATTCAGTTTCCTAACCAACCTTCAAGTTTTGAATTTGGATTTTTGCCATAATTTAAGTAACATATCCGTTCTAGGAAAACTTAAGAAACTTGAGATTCTTAGTATGAGAGAACTTCCTGTTAAGAAATTTCCAAAACAAATAGGAGATTTGACCAGTCTAAGGATGTTGGACGTCACTGGTAGAGATCTTGAAACAATCCCATCTAAAGTGATATCGAGGTTGTATAGATTGGAAGAACTGCACATGAAATTTCAGTTTGGGAAGTGGGGAAGTAAAATTGAGGATGCAGTTGAAGAAACCAATGCTGACTTTGATGAGTTGACTGGCTTGTTGGATTTAAACATTTTGGGAGTTTACATATCTGATGCTGCATGCTTGCCTAAAAGTGTTGAGTACAAGCCGAATTGGGTAGAATTTGATATATGCATCAGCAGAGATGCCCCTTGCGTGTCGCTCCCTCAACATGATGGTTTTTCAAGAACCTTGACTCTTGACACAACAATCAATTGCTTACCGGATTGGTTTATCAGCGTTGTGACAGAGAAAGTGGAGAAGCTAGAGTACACAGATTGTGAAGACTTGAATGACATCGTTGGGCAATATGACCATGGCAGGTTACTTGCACTGAAATATCTCTCTGTGAACGGGCACCATAAGAACTTGACAGAGATAATCAACACAATGACACGGGTTTCAAATAAACCAGTATTTGAGAACTTAGAACAGTTGCATCTGTACCGCTTATATTCCCTCAAGGAGTTATGTGTTGGTGAGCTACCACCTGGGTCTCTACACAAGCTAAAGTTGTTGAAAGTGCAAACTTGTTGTAGCTTGGTGAATGCACTTTTACCATCGACATTGTTGCAGAGACTACAAAATCTGGAAGAAATCATTTGTGTAAATCTAGAAGGAATGAAATATGTATTTGGATCTGATGAAGGGCTTGATCCAGAAAATACTTTCTTGAGGAAATTGAGGGAAATGAGATTGTCTACTCTAGACAAACTAGTAAGCATATGTAATGGTCCTGCTCCGCATGCAATCTTCCATAATCTTAAAGTTTTGGCAATTtgcaaatgcaaggaattgaaAAATCTCTTCACAATAGGTGTAGCTGAATGTCTTTCTCAGTTGGAAGACCTTTCCGTACAGCAGTGTCATAGCTTGGACAGAGTCATTGAAGTAAGCAATAGCTTGACCAGCAAGATTAAACTTCCGGCGTTGAAGAAATTAGCTTTGATAGATCTTCCGGTGCTCACAAGGTTCTGCACTGAAAGTGTTACTATTGAAACTGAGTGCCCTTCATTGGAATACTTGTACGTGGAGAAGTGCCTCCAGTTTTCATATTTTGCTTACGATTTCGACAACAAGAACCAAGTCCACTTCAATGATGAACAACATTTGAGTTCTTTAGTGAAAAG GTGGGAGGAAGTGCATACTCGGCTATAA